One Triticum dicoccoides isolate Atlit2015 ecotype Zavitan chromosome 5B, WEW_v2.0, whole genome shotgun sequence genomic window carries:
- the LOC119311216 gene encoding RHOMBOID-like protein 2 has protein sequence MEGGGEGKGRAAAAAAAAGGGFGGYESAGDRKWWPWLVPTVIVACVAVFVVEMWVNDCPRHGSALGGGCVAGFLRRFSFQPLRENPLLGPSSTTLGKMGALDWNKVVHQHQGWRLISCIWLHAGLIHLVVNMLSLLFIGIRLEQQFGFVRIGAIYLLSGFGGSVMSALFLRNNYISVGASGALFGLLGSMLSELLMNWTIYSNKVAAIITLLFIIAINVAIGILPHADNFAHIGGFLTGFLLGFVLLARPQFGWLERSELPHTNQPPKYKPYQYVLWVVALVLLLVGFTLSLVMLFKGKNGNDGCHWCHYLNCVPTSRWKCDT, from the exons ATGGAGGGGGGCGGCGAGGGgaagggccgggcggcggcggcggcggcggcggcggggggagggTTCGGCGGGTACGAGTCGGCCGGGGACCGCAAGTGGTGGCCCTGGCTCGTGCCCACCGTCATCGTCGCCTGTGTCGCCGTCTTCGTCGTCGAGATGTGGGTCAACGACTGCCCCAGGCACGGCAGCGCGCTCGGCGGCGGCTGCGTCGCGGGATTCCTCCGACGCTTCTCCTTCCAGCCGCTCCGCGAGAACCCGCTCCTCGGGCCCTCCTCCACCAC TTTGGGGAAAATGGGAGCTCTTGACTGGAACAAAGTCGTCCATCAGCACCAGGGGTGGCGTCTCATTAGCTGCATCTGGCTCCATGCTGGTCTGATCCATTTGGTTGTGAACATGCTAAGCCTGCTGTTCATTGGAATTCGTCTTGAGCAGCAATTTGGGTTTG TTCGCATTGGCGCTATCTACCTACTGTCTGGTTTCGGTGGCAGCGTGATGTCTGCACTTTTCCTCCGAAATAACTACATCTCTGTTGGTGCATCCGGAGCTTTATTTGGGCTGCTTGGATCTATGCTTTCTGAGCTACTTATGAACTGGACTATTTACTCCAACAAG GTTGCAGCCATAATAACTCTACTCTTCATAATCGCGATCAACGTGGCAATCGGGATACTACCGCATGCTGATAACTTTGCTCATATTGGTGGATTCTTGACCGGGTTCCTTTTGGGGTTTGTTCTGCTGGCAAGGCCGCAATTCGGTTGGTTGGAACGCAGCGAGCTGCCCCACACTAATCAGCCTCCTAAGTACAAACCATACCAATATGTCCTGTGGGTTGTGGCACTCGTCTTGCTGCTCGTCGG GTTCACGCTTTCGTTGGTAATGCTCTTCAAGGGCAAGAACGGGAACGACGGCTGCCACTGGTGCCACTACCTGAACTGCGTGCCGACGTCGAGGTGGAAGTGCGATACCTAG